Proteins encoded in a region of the Diadema setosum chromosome 7, eeDiaSeto1, whole genome shotgun sequence genome:
- the LOC140230954 gene encoding uncharacterized protein, producing the protein MKAQLFALFLLMPIWACSAQFDWLWVRRQGNAMAPQRQSSFGFMAVSTTPQPSFGGGKQKSWRRVGAPASSIDTIAGDVAGGASFNPIESVPPIGDSGSATNTMGTGDTSTNVDGSEWISLGNGKDYGGNSGNNGGAGGGGNGGASAGTSGGMGGTSGGTGGSVIGGGAMDPSLDDTMQNLNKASAGSIAGIVIGVIILLCVLAGVSFFVMRQVHRKVQVGGMRA; encoded by the exons ATGAAGGCCCAATTATTTGCGCTGTTTCTCCTGATGCCAATTTGGG CCTGCTCTGCTCAATTTGACTGGCTCTGGGTGAGAAGACAAGGGAATGCCATGGCTCCACAGCGACAGTCCTCCTTTGGCTTCATGGCAGTCAGCACCACCCCGCAGCCGTCCTTTGGTGGGGGGAAGCAGAAGTCCTGGAGGCGAGTCGGTGCCCCCGCCAGCAGCATCGACACCATCGCCGGAGACGTGGCAGGCGGTGCCAGCTTCAACCCCATTGAgtctgtaccacctatcggcGACAGTGGTAGCGCGACCAACACCATGGGCACTGGTGACACCTCCACCAACGTTGACGGGAGTGAGTGGATTTCGCTCGGCAACGGGAAAGACTACGGGGGCAACAGCGGAAACAACGGGGGTGCGGGTGGCGGTGGAAATGGGGGCGCCTCTGCTGGTACCAGTGGTGGAATGGGTGGCACAAGCGGTGGCACCGGTGGGTCTGTTATTGGAGGCGGTGCTATGGACCCCTCTTTGGATGACACCATGCAGAACCTGAACAAGGCGTCAGCAGGTAGCATAGCTGGTATTGTGATTGGAGTCATCATTCTCCTGTGTGTACTCGCCGGCGTTTCCTTCTTCGTCATGCGGCAGGTGCACAGGAAGGTTCAAGTTGGAGGAATGCGTGCATAG